From the genome of Sulfurimonas paralvinellae:
TACGGGTGACTCTCTTGAGCTTGCTATGAAGACAAAAGCGGATGATTCTGAATTTGTACTTTTTTGCGGTGTCGGCTTTATGGGACAGAGTGTCAAGGTGCTCTCTCCTGAAAAACGTGTAGTTATGCCAAAAATCGCCTGCTGTGCAATGGCGAGAATGATAGACTCAATCTACTATGATGACTCAGTGAAATTTTTAAACGATAACGGCATCGCGAGTGAGAATATACTGCCTATTACCTACATAAACTCAAATGCCGATGTCAAGGCAAAGGTCGGTGAAATGGGCGGTATGGTCTGTACAAGTTCCAATGCCAAAAAGATCATCACAAAAGCTCTCGGCGAAGGAAAAAAGATACTTTTTGTACCGGACAGATGTTTGGGACAGAATATCGCCAACCAGATGGGATTGAAATCTATGGTTATCGGTCAAGGCGGTGATCCAAAAGAGGCAGATATCATCTGTTATGATGGTTTTTGTTCCGTTCACCAGCTTTTTACGCT
Proteins encoded in this window:
- the nadA gene encoding quinolinate synthase NadA, translated to MQYTNEELKIKIDELKKKLSVTVVAHFYQRDEVFEIGDITGDSLELAMKTKADDSEFVLFCGVGFMGQSVKVLSPEKRVVMPKIACCAMARMIDSIYYDDSVKFLNDNGIASENILPITYINSNADVKAKVGEMGGMVCTSSNAKKIITKALGEGKKILFVPDRCLGQNIANQMGLKSMVIGQGGDPKEADIICYDGFCSVHQLFTLEDIEFYRKKYPGIKIATHPECDPAICDASDFVGSTSQLINYIKELPQDQKVAVGTEFNLVNRLRPKNTYVLSSTKPECPTMNETTLQDVYDTLKAIDEGEPINEIEVDPKTQKWAKVALERMLDL